The following coding sequences lie in one Arachis stenosperma cultivar V10309 chromosome 5, arast.V10309.gnm1.PFL2, whole genome shotgun sequence genomic window:
- the LOC130982514 gene encoding uncharacterized protein LOC130982514 isoform X1, protein MGACCNGDVSSLPHSYDAVSARDLRPSKHVHDNLHGNIYLDNLSLKFIDTEQFQRLRELKQLGLANMVYPGAVHSRFEHSLGVYWLAGQSIEMLKNFQGLELGINRFDMQTVKLAGLLHDIGHGPFSHLFEREFLPKVTNGSQWSHEQMSVNMVDYIVNEHHIDVDPEMIKRVKEMILASSEFTLPRSSTEKGFLYDIVANGRNGIDVDKFDYIARDCRACGLGCNFEFQRLLETMRVLDDEICYRAKEYLSIHKLFSTRADLYRTVYTHPKVKAIELMVVDALVQANDYLEISSHILNPSEYWKLDDTIIKTIETAPSQELKESRELILRIRRRNLYQFCNEYAVPKDMVENFKKVTAQDIVCSQKSGGGTLREEDVAVSNVKIDLTRGKHNPLESINFFKDYDSDEKFTISNDRVSHLLPTTYQDMIVRVYAKKPELVEAISDAFENFQLRTYGIKAQVHSTPEKKKRRYTACI, encoded by the exons ATGGGAGCTTGCTGCAACGGCGATGTTTCGTCGTTGCCTCACTCATACGACGCCGTTTCCGCCCGCGATCTCAGGCCCTCCAAGCATGTCCACGACAATCTCCATGGCAACATTTACCTTGATAAc CTCAGTTTGAAGTTCATTGACACTGAGCAGTTTCAGAG GCTTCGCGAATTGAAACAACTCG GTTTGGCAAATATGGTCTATCCAGGTGCTGTCCATTCTAGATTTGAGCATTCTCTTGGCGTGTATTGGCTTGCTGGTCAATCCATTGAAATgcttaaaaattttcaa GGCTTGGAACTTGGTATTAATAGATTTGATATGCAAACAGTTAAACTAGCAG gACTTCTGCATGATATTGGGCATGGGCCTTTCAGTCACTTATTTGAACGTGAATTTCTTCCCAAAGTTACTAATGGTTCTCAGTG GTCACATGAACAAATGTCAGTCAATATGGTAGATTATATTGTTAATGAACATCACATTGATGTTGATCCTGAGATGATAAAAAGAGTCAAG GAGATGATACTAGCAAGCTCTGAATTTACTCTTCCCCGA AGCTCAACTGAGAAAGGTTTCTTGTATGATATTGTTGCAAATGGTCGAAATGGAATTGATGTTGACAA ATTTGATTATATTGCCCGTGATTGTCGAGCTTGTGGTCTGGGTTGCAACTTTGAATTTCAGAG ATTATTGGAGACCATGCGGGTTTTGGATGATGAGATTTGCTATCGTGCAAAGGAAT ATTTGAGCATCCATAAGTTATTTTCCACTCGAGCTGATCTGTACAGAACAGTTTATACTCATCCAAAAGTAAAG GCAATAGAACTTATGGTGGTTGATGCACTTGTTCAAGCAAATGATTATTTGGAGATCTCATCTCACATTTTGAATCCTTCTGAGTACTGGAAG CTGGATGacacaataattaaaacaaTTGAGACAGCACCTAGTCAGGAACTAAAGGAATCTAGAGAGTTGATCCTGCGCATTCGAAGAAGGAATCTGTACCAG TTCTGTAATGAGTATGCTGTACCAAAGGATATGGTGGAAAACTTTAAGAAGGTCACTGCCCAAGATATTGTTTGTTCCCAG AAGAGTGGCGGAGGTACACTCAGAGAGGAGGACGTCGCTGTTTCTAATGTAAAAATTGATTTAACTCGTGGGAAACATAATCCTCTTGAAAG CATTAACTTCTTCAAG GATTATGATAGTGATGAGAAATTTACAATTTCCAATGACCGCGTAAGCCACCTGCTGCCAACAACATATCAAGATATGATAGTTCGGGTGTATGCCAAAAAGCCAGAATTG GTGGAAGCTATTTCAGATGCTTTTGAAAACTTTCAGTTAAGAACATATGGGATCAAAGCACAAGTACACTCAACaccagagaagaagaaacgtCGATACACTGCATGTATATGA
- the LOC130982514 gene encoding uncharacterized protein LOC130982514 isoform X2 produces MGACCNGDVSSLPHSYDAVSARDLRPSKHVHDNLHGNIYLDNLSLKFIDTEQFQRLRELKQLGLANMVYPGAVHSRFEHSLGVYWLAGQSIEMLKNFQGLELGINRFDMQTVKLAGLLHDIGHGPFSHLFEREFLPKVTNGSQWSHEQMSVNMVDYIVNEHHIDVDPEMIKRVKEMILASSEFTLPRSSTEKGFLYDIVANGRNGIDVDKFDYIARDCRACGLGCNFEFQRLLETMRVLDDEICYRAKEYLSIHKLFSTRADLYRTVYTHPKVKAIELMVVDALVQANDYLEISSHILNPSEYWKLDDTIIKTIETAPSQELKESRELILRIRRRNLYQFCNEYAVPKDMVENFKKVTAQDIVCSQSGGGTLREEDVAVSNVKIDLTRGKHNPLESINFFKDYDSDEKFTISNDRVSHLLPTTYQDMIVRVYAKKPELVEAISDAFENFQLRTYGIKAQVHSTPEKKKRRYTACI; encoded by the exons ATGGGAGCTTGCTGCAACGGCGATGTTTCGTCGTTGCCTCACTCATACGACGCCGTTTCCGCCCGCGATCTCAGGCCCTCCAAGCATGTCCACGACAATCTCCATGGCAACATTTACCTTGATAAc CTCAGTTTGAAGTTCATTGACACTGAGCAGTTTCAGAG GCTTCGCGAATTGAAACAACTCG GTTTGGCAAATATGGTCTATCCAGGTGCTGTCCATTCTAGATTTGAGCATTCTCTTGGCGTGTATTGGCTTGCTGGTCAATCCATTGAAATgcttaaaaattttcaa GGCTTGGAACTTGGTATTAATAGATTTGATATGCAAACAGTTAAACTAGCAG gACTTCTGCATGATATTGGGCATGGGCCTTTCAGTCACTTATTTGAACGTGAATTTCTTCCCAAAGTTACTAATGGTTCTCAGTG GTCACATGAACAAATGTCAGTCAATATGGTAGATTATATTGTTAATGAACATCACATTGATGTTGATCCTGAGATGATAAAAAGAGTCAAG GAGATGATACTAGCAAGCTCTGAATTTACTCTTCCCCGA AGCTCAACTGAGAAAGGTTTCTTGTATGATATTGTTGCAAATGGTCGAAATGGAATTGATGTTGACAA ATTTGATTATATTGCCCGTGATTGTCGAGCTTGTGGTCTGGGTTGCAACTTTGAATTTCAGAG ATTATTGGAGACCATGCGGGTTTTGGATGATGAGATTTGCTATCGTGCAAAGGAAT ATTTGAGCATCCATAAGTTATTTTCCACTCGAGCTGATCTGTACAGAACAGTTTATACTCATCCAAAAGTAAAG GCAATAGAACTTATGGTGGTTGATGCACTTGTTCAAGCAAATGATTATTTGGAGATCTCATCTCACATTTTGAATCCTTCTGAGTACTGGAAG CTGGATGacacaataattaaaacaaTTGAGACAGCACCTAGTCAGGAACTAAAGGAATCTAGAGAGTTGATCCTGCGCATTCGAAGAAGGAATCTGTACCAG TTCTGTAATGAGTATGCTGTACCAAAGGATATGGTGGAAAACTTTAAGAAGGTCACTGCCCAAGATATTGTTTGTTCCCAG AGTGGCGGAGGTACACTCAGAGAGGAGGACGTCGCTGTTTCTAATGTAAAAATTGATTTAACTCGTGGGAAACATAATCCTCTTGAAAG CATTAACTTCTTCAAG GATTATGATAGTGATGAGAAATTTACAATTTCCAATGACCGCGTAAGCCACCTGCTGCCAACAACATATCAAGATATGATAGTTCGGGTGTATGCCAAAAAGCCAGAATTG GTGGAAGCTATTTCAGATGCTTTTGAAAACTTTCAGTTAAGAACATATGGGATCAAAGCACAAGTACACTCAACaccagagaagaagaaacgtCGATACACTGCATGTATATGA
- the LOC130979418 gene encoding serine/threonine-protein kinase STY13-like, with product MKKNESGGYVRADQIDLKSLDEQLQRHLSRAWTMEKNKEKQQQEDDAAMAAAAAAAEGARSSSRTRQEWEIDPSKLLIKSVIARGTFGTVHRGVYDGQDVAVKLLDWGEEGHRSEAEIASLRAAFTQEVAVWHKLDHPNVTKFIGATMGTSDLQIQTENGHIGMPSNLCCVVVEYCPGGALKSYLIKNRRRKLAFKVVVQLALDLARGLSYLHMKKIVHRDVKTENMLLDKTRTLKIADFGVARIEASNPHDMTGETGTLGYMAPEVLNGNPYNRKCDVYSFGICLWEIYCCDMPYPDLSFSEVTSAVVRQNLRPEIPRCCPSSLANVMKRCWDANPDKRPEMDEVVSMLEAIDTSKGGGMIPLDQPQGCLCFRRYRGP from the exons atgaagaagaatgaGAGTGGTGGTTATGTAAGAGCGGATCAGATAGATCTGAAGAGCTTGGATGAGCAACTACAAAGGCACCTGAGCAGAGCATGGACGATGGAAAAGAACAAAGAGAAGCAGCAGCAAGAAGATGATGCTGCCATGGccgctgctgctgctgctgctgaaGGAGCAAGGTCATCATCAAGAACAAGGCAAGAATGGGAGATTGACCCTTCCAAGCTCCTAATCAAGTCTGTCATTGCTCGTGGAACTTTTGGCACTGTTCATCGTGGTGTTTATGATGGCCAAGATGTTgcag TTAAGCTTCTTGATTGGGGGGAAGAGGGCCATCGTTCCGAAGCGGAAATAGCTTCTCTGAGGGCAGCTTTTACACAAGAAGTTGCTGTTTGGCATAAGCTTGACCATCCTAATGTGACCAAG TTCATTGGGGCGACAATGGGAACATCGGATCTACAGATACAAACAGAGAATGGTCACATAGGCATGCCGAGCAACCTCTGTTGTGTTGTGGTTGAGTATTGTCCCGGAGGTGCGCTGAAGTCTTATCTCATTAAAAATCGGCGAAGGAAGTTGGCTTTTAAAGTGGTTGTCCAACTGGCACTTGACCTTGCAAGAGG gTTGAGTTATCTCCACATGAAGAAGATTGTTCACCGAGATGTTAAAACGGAAAATATGCTTCTGGACAAGACGCGAACCTTGAAGATAGCTGATTTTGGTGTAGCTCGCATCGAGGCTTCCAATCCTCATGACATGACTGGTGAAACCGGAACTCTTGGTTATATGGCTCCTGAG GTTCTAAATGGTAATCCATACAATAGAAAGTGCGACGTGTACAGTTTCGGTATATGCTTATGGGAGATCTACTGCTGTGACATGCCATATCCTGACCTTAGTTTCTCGGAAGTAACATCGGCCGTCGTACGACAG AACCTGAGGCCGGAGATTCCGCGTTGTTGTCCAAGCTCTCTGGCAAATGTGATGAAGAGATGCTGGGATGCCAATCCCGATAAGCGGCCGGAGATGGACGAAGTGGTGTCGATGCTGGAAGCTATCGACACCTCAAAAGGCGGAGGTATGATCCCTCTTGATCAACCTCAGGGTTGTTTATGTTTCCGGAGGTATCGAGGACCTTGA